A genomic region of Enterococcus sp. 12C11_DIV0727 contains the following coding sequences:
- a CDS encoding D-alanine--D-alanine ligase: MKITLLYGGRSEEHDVSILSAYSVLNAIYYNYYQVQLVFISKDGEWVKGPLLSEKPESKDILKLTWSKDGDVDKWGEFTGRVIMPCEIKEEDTIVFPVLHGPNGEDGTIQGFLETLGLPYVGAGVLASANAMDKIMTKYLLQTAGIPQVPFVPVLRSDWKENPKKVFEQCEGSLIYPVFVKPANMGSSVGISKAENREELQNALEEAYRYDSRAIVEQGIEAREIEVAILGNEDVRTTLPGEIVKDVEFYDYNSKYIDNQITMQIPAEVPDEVHQKAQEFAKKAYTILDGSGLSRCDFFLTSKNELFLNELNTMPGFTEFSMYPLLWENMGLKYNDLIEELIQLALNRFKQRQSFYER, encoded by the coding sequence TTGAAGATTACTTTGCTATATGGTGGGAGAAGTGAGGAGCATGATGTTTCAATATTATCTGCTTATTCAGTTTTAAATGCGATTTATTATAATTATTATCAAGTTCAATTGGTTTTTATTAGTAAAGATGGTGAATGGGTCAAAGGGCCGCTTTTGTCAGAAAAACCTGAGAGTAAAGATATTCTTAAATTGACTTGGTCTAAAGATGGTGATGTAGATAAGTGGGGCGAGTTTACAGGTCGTGTGATCATGCCGTGTGAAATCAAGGAAGAAGATACGATTGTTTTCCCTGTTTTACATGGACCTAACGGAGAAGATGGTACGATCCAAGGATTTTTAGAAACTTTAGGACTACCGTATGTTGGTGCAGGCGTCTTAGCAAGTGCAAATGCAATGGATAAGATCATGACTAAATATTTACTACAAACAGCTGGGATTCCTCAGGTGCCATTTGTTCCCGTACTAAGAAGCGATTGGAAAGAAAATCCTAAAAAAGTCTTTGAGCAATGTGAAGGTTCATTGATTTATCCAGTCTTTGTCAAACCTGCTAATATGGGTTCTAGTGTGGGAATCAGTAAAGCTGAAAATCGTGAAGAACTACAAAATGCATTAGAAGAAGCTTACCGTTATGATTCCAGAGCAATTGTTGAGCAAGGAATCGAAGCGCGTGAAATCGAAGTAGCGATTTTAGGTAATGAAGATGTGCGAACAACCTTACCAGGCGAAATCGTTAAAGATGTTGAGTTTTATGATTACAATTCAAAATATATCGATAACCAAATCACGATGCAAATTCCAGCTGAAGTGCCCGATGAAGTACATCAAAAAGCACAAGAATTTGCTAAAAAAGCCTATACTATATTAGACGGCAGTGGTTTAAGCCGATGTGATTTCTTTTTAACAAGTAAGAATGAGTTGTTCTTAAATGAGCTAAACACAATGCCTGGTTTTACAGAATTTAGTATGTATCCATTATTGTGGGAAAATATGGGCTTGAAATATAACGATTTGATTGAAGAACTAATTCAATTAGCGTTAAATCGATTCAAACAAAGACAAAGTTTTTACGAAAGATAA
- a CDS encoding UDP-N-acetylmuramoyl-tripeptide--D-alanyl-D-alanine ligase, with amino-acid sequence MKLTFWEAAKAVQATNDWRQWADFELTGIEFDSRLIGPGNLFVPLKGENDGHSFIKGAMDKGAHAAFLSRTEAAPAQLPILQVADTLKAMQDLAVYYLKKMQPTVIAITGSNGKTTTKDMTEAVLAKQFKTYKTQGNYNNDIGLPYTILHMPDETEKLILEMGMDHANEIDFLSKLAQPEVAAITMIGEAHIENLGSRAGIAKAKMEIASGLAKNGLLIIPADEPLLVSLTKEQPQTIKTFSLGAADCQAQIIEVQKEYTSFKVNGSKTLFTIPVPGKYNVGNALIAITIGQWFDLSEEKIQAGLSEFQLTKNRTEWLKSSKGIEILSDVYNANPTAMKLVLDSFSQMPTQGKRVAVLGDMLELGPDSALMHASVSEHLNPAEVTDVILYGTEMQALHDEIKKKYQEDKIHYFDKEEKEILINTLKLLLEPEDMVVLKASNGMGLNEVVTKLLEM; translated from the coding sequence ATGAAACTTACTTTTTGGGAAGCAGCCAAAGCGGTACAAGCGACAAATGATTGGAGACAATGGGCAGATTTTGAATTGACAGGGATCGAATTTGACAGCCGATTGATTGGACCAGGAAATCTTTTTGTTCCGTTGAAAGGTGAAAATGACGGGCATTCATTTATTAAAGGTGCTATGGATAAAGGAGCGCACGCAGCCTTTTTGAGTAGAACAGAGGCCGCACCTGCTCAATTACCGATCTTACAAGTAGCGGATACATTGAAGGCTATGCAGGACTTAGCTGTGTATTATCTAAAGAAAATGCAGCCAACAGTGATTGCGATTACAGGAAGCAATGGTAAAACGACAACAAAAGATATGACCGAAGCCGTTTTAGCTAAACAGTTTAAAACCTATAAAACACAAGGGAATTATAATAATGATATCGGGCTACCGTATACTATTTTACATATGCCGGATGAAACTGAAAAACTGATTTTAGAAATGGGTATGGATCATGCAAATGAGATCGATTTTTTATCCAAATTGGCTCAGCCAGAAGTAGCAGCAATTACAATGATCGGCGAAGCACATATTGAAAATTTGGGATCAAGAGCAGGCATTGCCAAAGCAAAAATGGAAATTGCATCAGGTCTTGCTAAAAATGGCCTGCTGATCATTCCTGCAGATGAACCTTTACTAGTATCGTTGACAAAGGAGCAACCACAAACGATCAAAACATTTAGTTTAGGAGCAGCAGATTGTCAGGCCCAAATCATAGAAGTACAAAAAGAATATACTTCCTTTAAAGTCAATGGGTCAAAAACACTGTTTACGATCCCAGTTCCAGGGAAATACAACGTTGGCAATGCCTTGATTGCAATTACTATTGGGCAATGGTTCGATTTATCAGAAGAAAAAATTCAAGCAGGCTTATCTGAATTTCAATTAACAAAAAATCGAACGGAATGGTTAAAAAGTAGTAAAGGCATCGAAATTTTAAGTGATGTCTACAATGCGAATCCAACCGCTATGAAATTAGTTTTAGATAGTTTTAGCCAAATGCCTACACAAGGCAAGAGAGTAGCCGTGTTAGGAGATATGCTTGAATTAGGACCTGATTCAGCACTGATGCATGCTTCTGTGAGTGAGCATTTAAATCCTGCGGAAGTTACGGATGTTATTCTCTACGGAACTGAGATGCAGGCATTACATGATGAAATTAAGAAAAAATATCAAGAAGATAAGATTCACTATTTTGATAAAGAAGAAAAAGAAATATTGATAAACACATTAAAGTTACTCCTTGAACCAGAAGATATGGTTGTTTTAAAAGCAAGTAATGGTATGGGATTAAATGAAGTCGTTACAAAACTTCTTGAAATGTAG
- the dagF gene encoding 2-dehydro-3-deoxy-phosphogluconate aldolase, protein MTLTPNYLENRICLNVLANSVENAKDCYTAAEGHIVLGVLSKNYPIDEAAIEDMKKYAAATNNALSVGLGAGDPNQSQMVSRISKELQPQHVNQVFTGVGTSRALLGQNETIINGLVSPTGKVGIVNIATGPLSSQSPAGEVTIETAIRLLQDMGGSSIKFFPMKGLAHIEEYKAVAEACAKYDFYLEPTGGIDLENFEEIVQIAVDAGVKKIIPHVYSSIIDSTTGDTRPEDVKTLLGMIKNTLKK, encoded by the coding sequence ATGACATTAACACCAAACTATTTAGAAAACCGTATTTGCTTAAACGTATTAGCGAACTCAGTAGAAAACGCGAAAGACTGTTACACAGCCGCCGAAGGTCATATCGTGTTAGGTGTATTATCAAAAAATTACCCAATCGATGAAGCAGCGATCGAAGACATGAAAAAATACGCCGCTGCAACAAACAACGCTTTATCAGTCGGTTTAGGCGCAGGCGATCCGAATCAAAGCCAAATGGTATCAAGAATTTCAAAAGAATTACAACCCCAACACGTAAACCAAGTCTTTACAGGTGTAGGCACCTCTCGTGCCTTATTAGGTCAAAACGAAACCATCATCAATGGCTTAGTCTCACCAACTGGTAAAGTCGGCATCGTCAATATCGCTACAGGTCCCCTAAGCTCACAAAGCCCAGCAGGAGAAGTGACGATTGAAACGGCGATCCGTCTGTTACAAGACATGGGCGGCAGCTCCATCAAATTCTTCCCAATGAAAGGGTTAGCCCATATCGAAGAATACAAAGCAGTGGCTGAAGCATGTGCTAAATATGACTTCTATCTAGAGCCAACAGGAGGAATCGATTTAGAAAACTTTGAAGAAATCGTACAAATCGCAGTAGATGCCGGAGTGAAGAAAATCATCCCTCACGTTTATAGCTCAATCATCGATTCAACAACAGGAGACACAAGACCAGAAGATGTGAAAACATTACTTGGTATGATCAAAAATACATTAAAAAAATAA
- a CDS encoding type II toxin-antitoxin system PemK/MazF family toxin, translated as MVKRGDIYFADLSPVVGSEQGGVRPVLVIQNNLGNHFSPTIIVAAITAKMAKPKLPTHIGINSEETGIERDSVILLEQIRTIDKIRLKEKVCHLGIDIMDSVDRALGVSVGIFEAELEEENLGTYR; from the coding sequence ATGGTCAAAAGGGGTGACATATATTTTGCAGACTTATCCCCTGTTGTAGGATCAGAACAAGGGGGAGTACGTCCAGTACTAGTCATACAGAATAATTTAGGCAATCATTTTAGTCCAACAATTATCGTAGCCGCGATTACAGCAAAGATGGCTAAACCAAAGTTGCCAACACATATAGGTATCAACTCAGAAGAAACTGGAATCGAACGAGATTCAGTTATATTACTGGAACAGATCCGCACCATTGATAAAATACGCTTAAAAGAAAAAGTTTGCCATTTAGGAATCGACATCATGGATTCAGTCGACCGTGCGTTAGGTGTTAGCGTAGGTATTTTTGAAGCTGAGCTAGAAGAAGAAAATCTTGGTACATATCGGTAA
- the acpS gene encoding holo-ACP synthase — MIKGIGIDMVELSRIEKIIENKTSFVQRVLTDNEYVLFQKLPHKRQIEFLAGRFACKEAFSKAWGTGIGRVGLHDIEVLKEDNGAPKVTKSPHDGKVFVSISHTDTFAIAQIILEAS; from the coding sequence ATGATTAAGGGAATTGGTATAGACATGGTAGAACTGTCAAGAATCGAAAAAATTATCGAAAATAAAACGTCTTTTGTTCAGAGAGTTCTCACCGATAATGAATATGTACTTTTTCAGAAATTACCACATAAACGCCAGATCGAGTTTTTAGCAGGTCGCTTTGCTTGCAAGGAAGCTTTTTCTAAAGCTTGGGGAACTGGGATCGGACGCGTGGGATTACATGACATTGAGGTTTTAAAAGAAGACAATGGTGCTCCTAAAGTGACAAAATCACCTCATGATGGAAAGGTGTTTGTATCCATTTCGCATACAGATACTTTTGCGATTGCACAGATTATTTTGGAAGCCAGCTAA
- the cshA gene encoding degradosome RNA helicase CshA: MKFKELGLEPELLASIERSGFEEATPIQEETIPLALQGKDVIGQAQTGTGKTAAFGLPMLQKIDTSNRVLQGIVIAPTRELAIQTQEELYRLGRDKKIRVQAVYGGADIGRQIRGLKENPHVVVGTPGRLLDHINRRTLKLDAIETLVLDEADEMLNMGFLEDIEKIISKIPSTRQTLLFSATMPPAIKNIGVKFMKEPEHVKIKAKEMTADLIDQYYVRSKDFEKFDVMTRLLDVQTPELTIVFGRTKRRVDELARGLEARGYKAEGIHGDLSQQKRMSVLRSFKSGNLDILVATDVAARGLDISGVTHVYNYDIPQDPESYVHRIGRTGRAGKGGMSVTFVTPNEMGYLHVIEELTKKRMTPLRPPNEQEAFKGQLGAAIETVEEKISENGLENYLPSAKNLLEKYSAEDLAALLLKTISKDPSDAVPVKITPERPLPSNKKGFNKNNRSGGGNSRNRNKNGGGGYRGNKNNKGTGGSGNGGGYNKSKDNRSAKRHNDKKRSFVIRDNSN, translated from the coding sequence TTGAAATTTAAAGAACTTGGCTTAGAACCAGAATTATTGGCATCAATCGAGCGCTCAGGATTTGAAGAAGCAACACCGATTCAAGAGGAAACAATCCCTCTAGCATTACAAGGTAAAGACGTAATTGGACAAGCACAAACAGGAACTGGTAAAACAGCTGCGTTTGGTTTGCCAATGTTACAAAAAATCGACACTTCGAACCGTGTATTACAAGGAATCGTAATTGCACCAACACGTGAGCTAGCAATCCAAACACAAGAGGAATTATACCGTTTAGGCCGCGATAAAAAAATCCGCGTTCAAGCAGTATACGGCGGAGCAGACATCGGCCGTCAAATTCGCGGATTAAAAGAAAATCCACATGTTGTAGTAGGTACACCTGGACGTTTATTAGATCACATCAATCGTCGCACTCTAAAATTAGATGCAATCGAAACATTAGTTTTAGATGAAGCAGATGAAATGTTGAATATGGGATTCTTAGAAGATATCGAAAAAATCATCTCTAAAATTCCGTCAACACGTCAAACATTACTATTTTCAGCAACAATGCCACCAGCAATCAAAAACATCGGCGTGAAGTTCATGAAAGAACCAGAACACGTGAAAATCAAAGCTAAAGAAATGACTGCTGATTTGATCGATCAATACTATGTTCGTTCAAAAGACTTCGAAAAATTCGATGTAATGACTCGTTTATTAGATGTTCAAACACCAGAATTAACAATCGTATTTGGTCGTACTAAACGCCGCGTAGATGAATTAGCTCGTGGGTTAGAAGCACGCGGATATAAAGCAGAAGGAATTCATGGCGACTTATCTCAACAAAAACGTATGAGCGTTTTACGTTCATTCAAGAGCGGAAACTTAGATATTTTAGTTGCAACAGACGTTGCGGCTCGTGGATTAGATATTTCAGGAGTCACACATGTTTACAACTACGATATCCCACAAGATCCTGAAAGCTATGTTCACCGTATTGGCCGTACTGGTCGTGCTGGTAAAGGCGGAATGTCTGTGACTTTCGTTACACCAAATGAAATGGGCTATTTACACGTCATTGAAGAATTAACGAAAAAACGTATGACACCATTACGTCCACCAAATGAACAAGAAGCATTTAAAGGACAATTGGGTGCCGCAATCGAAACAGTTGAAGAAAAAATTTCAGAAAATGGTCTAGAAAACTACTTACCATCTGCTAAAAATCTTTTAGAAAAATATTCTGCAGAAGATTTAGCTGCATTATTACTAAAAACAATTTCTAAAGATCCATCAGATGCTGTACCAGTAAAAATTACACCAGAACGCCCATTACCATCAAATAAAAAAGGGTTCAACAAAAACAATCGCAGCGGTGGTGGTAATAGCCGTAATCGTAACAAAAATGGCGGTGGTGGTTACCGTGGGAACAAAAATAACAAAGGCACAGGCGGCAGCGGAAACGGTGGCGGCTACAATAAGAGCAAAGACAATCGTTCAGCAAAACGTCATAACGATAAAAAACGTAGCTTTGTTATTAGAGATAACTCAAACTAA
- a CDS encoding sugar kinase, whose protein sequence is MRIAAFGEIMMRLTPPEYLMLEQTKELRLDFTGTGVNILSNLAHFGCQTSLLTNLPNNRLGEAAKASVRQLGIQDHWVGISGDHIGSYFAEMGFGPRPTQVTYQNRRNSSFGVSGASNYDFDAFLAETDLVHICGISLSLTEKTREAAFVLAEKAHVLGKKVCFDFNFRPSLNEVHGVAFMKEQYEKMLPYCDLVFGSQRDLTDLLDMPLSETVDCANQFEELVHRFMTKYQIERFAGTIRQGEGDKHYLTGFLFDSENYVQAAPREIINLDRIGAGDGYAAGILLGYSESWSLVESVEFAIANGVLAHTIQGDVPLTTRKQVRHIMEQPTVDLIR, encoded by the coding sequence ATGAGAATTGCGGCATTTGGTGAAATAATGATGCGTTTGACCCCACCAGAATATCTGATGTTGGAACAAACCAAAGAATTACGTTTAGATTTTACAGGAACAGGAGTTAATATTTTAAGTAATCTCGCTCATTTTGGCTGTCAAACAAGTCTGTTGACGAACCTTCCTAATAATCGATTAGGCGAAGCCGCCAAAGCGAGCGTTCGACAGTTAGGGATTCAAGATCACTGGGTTGGTATTTCTGGTGATCATATAGGTTCATACTTTGCTGAAATGGGCTTTGGTCCAAGACCTACACAAGTTACGTATCAAAACCGCCGCAACAGTTCGTTTGGTGTGAGTGGGGCTTCTAATTATGATTTTGATGCTTTTTTAGCTGAAACTGATTTAGTGCATATTTGTGGGATTTCATTAAGTTTGACAGAAAAAACGCGTGAAGCAGCTTTTGTTTTAGCTGAAAAAGCTCACGTATTGGGGAAAAAAGTTTGTTTTGACTTTAATTTTCGGCCTAGTTTGAATGAAGTGCATGGTGTTGCTTTTATGAAAGAACAATATGAAAAAATGTTACCCTATTGTGATCTAGTTTTTGGTAGTCAGCGAGATTTGACTGATCTATTAGACATGCCGCTAAGTGAAACAGTGGATTGTGCGAATCAGTTTGAAGAATTAGTTCATCGATTTATGACGAAATATCAGATTGAGCGTTTTGCTGGAACTATTCGTCAAGGTGAAGGGGATAAACATTATTTGACGGGATTTCTATTTGATTCAGAAAACTATGTTCAGGCAGCTCCAAGAGAAATCATTAATTTAGATCGGATCGGGGCTGGTGATGGCTATGCTGCCGGGATTTTACTTGGATATAGTGAATCCTGGTCATTAGTTGAAAGTGTAGAGTTTGCCATAGCAAATGGTGTTTTAGCGCATACGATCCAAGGCGATGTGCCTTTAACAACGCGCAAACAAGTCCGACATATCATGGAACAACCGACAGTGGATTTGATCCGTTAA
- the alr gene encoding alanine racemase, protein MAVGWHRPTKLVIDTQAIKENVYNEVKRMPQGTELFAVVKANGYGHGAVQTAKAAIQGGATGFCVAILDEAMELREAGITEPILILSIVDVSYIELLLKYDLSVTVATQDWLEQAIDRLNYIETLTPLKIHIKVDTGMGRIGFRTPKDVKQTVELVQSTQMVVWEGLFTHFSTADEQDVSYFEKQTERFQAVLSGLFELPKYVHVSNSATALWHPDNVGNMIRFGIAMYGLNPSGRILPEVYPLKPALSLVSELIHVKELPAGEGIGYGNTYTTTENEWIGTIPIGYADGWLRHLQGFSVLVDGQPCEIIGRICMDQCMIRLPGETTAGTQVTLIGHDHGADITLQMVADKLETIHYEVACTFSERMPREYK, encoded by the coding sequence ATGGCAGTAGGATGGCATCGTCCCACAAAGTTAGTGATCGATACACAAGCAATCAAGGAAAATGTTTACAATGAAGTAAAACGAATGCCGCAAGGGACAGAATTATTTGCTGTAGTGAAAGCAAATGGTTATGGACATGGAGCTGTTCAAACAGCTAAAGCAGCCATTCAGGGTGGTGCTACAGGTTTTTGTGTAGCAATCTTGGATGAAGCGATGGAACTGCGTGAAGCTGGTATTACAGAGCCGATACTCATTTTAAGTATCGTGGATGTTTCTTACATAGAATTGCTGCTGAAATATGACCTGTCTGTCACAGTCGCAACTCAAGATTGGCTGGAACAAGCAATTGATCGCTTAAATTATATAGAAACACTAACACCATTAAAAATACATATAAAAGTTGATACAGGTATGGGGCGTATTGGATTTAGGACCCCAAAAGATGTAAAACAAACAGTTGAATTAGTGCAATCAACACAAATGGTGGTTTGGGAAGGATTATTTACTCATTTTTCAACAGCAGATGAACAAGACGTCAGCTATTTTGAAAAACAAACAGAACGTTTTCAAGCAGTGTTATCAGGACTTTTTGAGTTGCCAAAATATGTCCACGTGAGCAATAGTGCAACAGCATTATGGCACCCAGATAATGTAGGGAATATGATTCGATTTGGGATAGCGATGTATGGGTTGAATCCATCTGGCCGTATCCTGCCTGAGGTTTATCCTTTAAAACCAGCCTTGAGCTTAGTATCGGAATTGATTCATGTGAAAGAATTGCCGGCTGGAGAAGGAATTGGGTATGGCAACACCTATACGACCACAGAAAATGAATGGATCGGCACAATACCAATCGGTTATGCCGATGGCTGGTTGCGTCATTTACAAGGTTTTTCAGTATTAGTTGATGGGCAACCGTGTGAAATTATCGGAAGAATCTGCATGGATCAATGCATGATTCGATTGCCTGGGGAAACAACTGCTGGCACACAAGTCACATTGATTGGACATGATCACGGAGCAGATATCACATTACAGATGGTGGCAGATAAATTAGAGACGATCCACTATGAAGTGGCATGTACATTTTCTGAACGCATGCCAAGGGAGTATAAATAG
- a CDS encoding YaiI/YqxD family protein: MRIFIDGDGSPVKDTTIDVALTHSLDVVIVTSIDHYSLKEYPKNVSFVYVDKGADAADYKIVQLIDKGDILVTQDYGLASLVLPKGVRVLHQLGYEYTGENMDGLLEQRYFSAKVRKSGGRTKGPKAFTQDDREKFRAKLVTLITE; this comes from the coding sequence ATGAGAATTTTTATTGATGGTGATGGCTCACCAGTAAAAGACACGACAATTGACGTTGCACTAACGCACTCGCTCGATGTTGTGATCGTAACAAGCATTGATCACTATTCACTGAAAGAATACCCTAAAAATGTTTCTTTTGTGTATGTAGACAAAGGAGCCGATGCAGCAGATTATAAGATTGTTCAGCTAATCGACAAAGGCGATATTTTAGTAACCCAAGACTATGGACTGGCTTCTTTAGTCTTACCTAAAGGGGTACGAGTATTGCATCAACTAGGCTATGAATATACTGGGGAAAATATGGATGGTTTATTGGAGCAACGCTATTTTAGTGCAAAAGTCCGAAAAAGCGGTGGTCGTACGAAAGGACCAAAGGCTTTCACACAGGATGATCGGGAGAAATTTAGAGCGAAACTAGTGACTTTGATTACAGAATAG